The genomic window CCGGTGTGCGGTTTTCGCCCGCACTACCGGGGATGTATTCGCTGCTGTTGTTTACTTTTGCCTTTGGCATACTGTCGCTTTCTCCTTATGCCCAACGTTGGGTCTTTGGCACAGATTAGCCCGTGAGGGCTCCGAGATCGAATTCATAGGTGCGGATGGTGATCGTGGCGTCCTTGCGAACTTCTTGCCCAGCCTCCGGCGTTGATCCAGCGATTTTGCCGCGATCAGTAATCAGTGGCGTCGCCACCGTTCCTTGCTCGGGCAGCTTGGTCACATCACCTGTCCAGCCGGCTCCACGAAGTGTGGTCACGGCCTGCTGTGGAGTTTGCATGCGAATGTCAGGCATGCGCATGAGCTGGCCATTTGAAACCTGAACAACCACCTCGGCATCAGTTGCAAGCTGCTGGCCCTCGTTGCTTGCAGAGACCACCGTGCCCGCAGGCTCCAAGGAATCCACTTCTTCCATACGCGGGCGGAATCCGAGTTGAGTTAACATCGGCTCGGCCTGCGACCACTCCATCCCGGTGATATTGGGAACCTTCTGAGTTGCCGCACCGGTGGAAACGGTAATCGATACCTTCGATCCTCTGGATACCTGGGCGCCCGCGGAAGGCGATTGCTGCATCACTTCGCCCTTCTTCACCTCATCTGAGGTGTCTTCGCGCACGGTGGAGTCCAGTTCCAGCCCAGCTTTTTTTAACAAACGTTCGGCATCTTGGGTGGTTTTGCCGCGCAGATCCGGCACCTCGGTGACTTCCTTGCCTGAAGAAACCGTGAGCGTCACTGTCGAGCTGGGAGGCACAGATGAGCCGGCGCCCGGGTTGGTGCGAATTACCTTGCCCCGCTCGATCGTAGGATTGGGTTCCTCCATCACCTGCACTTGCAGGCCCAGCCCCTCCAGCTGCTGTACGGCCTCTACCTGCGGTTTTCCATCGAGGGTGGGAACCTGAACCATATTCTTGGTGGGGCTGCTGCTCGAGCCGGTGAGGTAGTCATAGGCAAACACGCCACCCACGCCCAGCAAAAGCGCCGCGAGGACGGCGGCAGTAATTTTGAGTCCCTTATTATTGCTTTTCGACGCCCCACGTTGATGCCGCGCCGGTGGCGCCGCGGGTGCCTGCTCGCCTTGAGCAGTGGGCTGCTGTTGGGGGACGACGTTGGTGCGGGTCGGCGGTACAGGTGCCACCGGAGCTACCTGCGTTTGTGAGGCGCTGTCCACGGGATCGACATAGGAACGAGCGGCGTTAGTGACTGCATGGCGTTCGAGTCGTTCCAGATCAGCGGCCATATCCAGGGCCGTCTGGTAGCGATCGGCGGGGTGCTTTGCCATGGCAGTGAGCACCACAGCGTCCACATTCACCGCTGCGGTGGGCGTGAGATCCCGGATGTACTCACTGGGTTTCACCGGATCCTCTTGCACATGCTGGTACGCCACTGCGAAGGGGGTTTCACCTTCGAATGGTGGATGAGCGGTGATCGTCTCATACATGACGCAACCGAGTGCGTAGACATCCGAGCGTGCATCGGCTAGCTTGCCGCGCGCCTGCTCAGGAGAGAGGTACTGCGCCGTACCGATGACCGCAGAGGTTTGAGTCATGGCGCTGGTGGCGTCGTCAAGCGCCCTGGCGATGCCGAAGTCCATGATCTTTACTGCCCCGGTGTTCGTGATCATGACATTGGCTGGCTTGATATCGCGGTGGATAATGCCAGCCTCGTGGCTGACCTGCAGCGCATGGCACACGGGGATGAGCGTGGATGCCGCCTCGGCGGGAGTGAGCGCACCGTCTTCGCGGATAATGTCGCGCAGCGTTCTGCCGTGCACCAACTCCATGACGATATACGGAGTGTTGAGCCCCGCAATTTCCGTCTCACCCGTGTCGTACACTGCCACGATGTTCGGATGATTCAGGCGTCCCGAATTCTGGGCTTCTCTGCGGAAACGTTCGCGGAAATTGACGTCGCGAGCAAGGTCGGCCCGAAGCATCTTCACCGCCACCTGGCGGCCTAGCAGGGTGTCGCTTGCAGCAAACACTTCCGACATTCCGCCGGTGCCGATCATTTCGCCCAGCTCATAGCGGTTGGCAATCATGGTGCTTCGCCTCCTTGGCTGGGTTCGGGTGTTGCGTTCTGTTCGCTAGCGAGATCCGAAAGCTTATCCAAAATGGACGGGCTCTGCGTGGGTTCGGGCGTAGGAGTGGGTAGTTCCGGCGCAGTTCGTTCAGGTGTTTCCACCACAGTCGTCGGCGTGACTTCCTCCACCGTGGTTTCCTCCACTGTCACCACCACCGGCGGCTTCGGTGTACTCGTCTCGGGATTCAGGATGCTATCGAACATTCCTTGGGACGCCGCCCACACCACACCCCCAACGAGTGCGGCGAGGATCAACACCAGCATCACCCACGGCGCAGAAGACCGCCGCGGCGCAGGGGCGGGCACATAACGCGGCTGCACTTGCCGAACTTGCTGAGTTGCCGGAACAACTGTGGTGGGCTGAGCCACCTGGCCGAGCATCTGCGTTGATGCTGTTCGCGGAGGCTGAGGCGCCACGCGTTGCAATTGGACCGATTTGGGTTGCGGGGGGCGCCTACCCATACGCACCGCCGATACCGCCAGTGCCAATTCGTTACCGTCCGCATAACGCTGACCCGGCTCCTTGCGCAGCGCAATGCCTACCAACTCCCTCGCCTGAGCGGAGACAGTGGTGGGCAGCACCGGAGGAGCCTGATTGATATGCGCGATGGCTACCGACACAGAAGAGTCGCCACTGAAAGGCCGGCGCCCAGCCAACATCTCGTATGCCACTACGCCCAGGGAATAGACATCGGTTGCGGCGCTAACGGACTTCCCCTGAGCCTGTTCGGGGGAGACGTATTGGGCGGTGCCCACTACCATTCCCGTGCGTGTGAGCGGCACGGCTTCTGCTGCTTTTGCAATGCCGAAGTCGGTGATCTTGACTTGGCCGGCCTCGGTGATGAGCAGGTTGCCCGGCTTGATATCGCGGTGCACCAGACCCATTCGGTGAATGATGGATAAACCATGTGCGGCTTGCTCAAGTACATCGAGCGCCAGGGGTTCATCCAAGCTGCCTTTGCGCGAGAGCATGTCTGCCAAGGACTCACCGCGAACGTATTCCATCACGATGCAGCACATGGTTCTTCCGGCTGCGTCGGTTGCCTCGCGGTAATCGTAGGTTTCCACCACGTTTTCGGAGTGGATATTTTCGCTGGCAAGCGCCTCATTCCGGAAGCGGGAGAGGAACTCGTTGTTGTCCGAGAATTCCGGCCGCAGAACCTTGATGGCCACTTCCCGTTGGGTGCGTAGGTCGTCGGCAAGCCAAACGGTGGACATGCCGCCCTGGCCAACAACCCACTGCAGGCGATAATCATTACCCAACAAGTTCTGCAATGCTTGATCAGTTGTCATCTATGCCGCCCCCTGAGCTGCTTGAAGGACGGCGCGGCCAATCGGCGCGGCAACGGATCCGCCCGTAGCGGCCTGTCCACGGTCGCCACCATTTTTCACAACCACCGCGACGGCAACATCGGCGTCTGGAACAAAAGCGATGTACCAGGCGTGCGGGTTGGAGTTCCTCGAATCCTCACCGTGTTCCGCCGTACCCGTCTTGGAGGCGATGTTCTGACCCGCATAACCCGCAGTGTGTTGCTCTGACAGGCGCATGAGATCCGTCAGGGTGGAGGCCTCCTCGGGAGTAAGTGCCTGGTTGAGTTCCTTGGGCTTGATCTCCTTGATGGTGTTGAGATCGCGACCCACCACCTTGGAAACGATATGGGGAGCCATGCGCTTGCCACCATTGGCAACGGTTGCTGCAACCACGGCATTTTGGAGCACAGACATGGCCACGTCGCGCTGGCCAATGGCAGACTGGCCAAGCGCAGCATCGTCCGGAATGTCGCCGATGGTGCCAGAGGCCATTGGAATGCCGAGGTCGTAGGTGTCACTCACTCCAAAGGCGTCAGCCGCCTGACGGAAATTATCCGCGCCGGCTTCAATGCCCATTTGCACGAAGGCGGTGTTGCATGAGTATTGGAAAGCGGTAGCAAGAGTCACGGTTTGTTGGCCAGCACAGACTTCGCCACCGTAGTTTTCCAAGGTCGTATTGGTGTTGGGCAAGGTAATATTCTTTGCGCCGGTGAGCTGGGAATCCGGACTGAAGCCCGCCTTGAGTCCCGCCAATGTCGTAACCACCTTGAAGGTGGAACCGGGTGGAAGCGTTTCCTGGGTAGCGTGGTTGAG from Corynebacterium gerontici includes these protein-coding regions:
- the pknB gene encoding Stk1 family PASTA domain-containing Ser/Thr kinase yields the protein MIANRYELGEMIGTGGMSEVFAASDTLLGRQVAVKMLRADLARDVNFRERFRREAQNSGRLNHPNIVAVYDTGETEIAGLNTPYIVMELVHGRTLRDIIREDGALTPAEAASTLIPVCHALQVSHEAGIIHRDIKPANVMITNTGAVKIMDFGIARALDDATSAMTQTSAVIGTAQYLSPEQARGKLADARSDVYALGCVMYETITAHPPFEGETPFAVAYQHVQEDPVKPSEYIRDLTPTAAVNVDAVVLTAMAKHPADRYQTALDMAADLERLERHAVTNAARSYVDPVDSASQTQVAPVAPVPPTRTNVVPQQQPTAQGEQAPAAPPARHQRGASKSNNKGLKITAAVLAALLLGVGGVFAYDYLTGSSSSPTKNMVQVPTLDGKPQVEAVQQLEGLGLQVQVMEEPNPTIERGKVIRTNPGAGSSVPPSSTVTLTVSSGKEVTEVPDLRGKTTQDAERLLKKAGLELDSTVREDTSDEVKKGEVMQQSPSAGAQVSRGSKVSITVSTGAATQKVPNITGMEWSQAEPMLTQLGFRPRMEEVDSLEPAGTVVSASNEGQQLATDAEVVVQVSNGQLMRMPDIRMQTPQQAVTTLRGAGWTGDVTKLPEQGTVATPLITDRGKIAGSTPEAGQEVRKDATITIRTYEFDLGALTG
- a CDS encoding penicillin-binding transpeptidase domain-containing protein, producing MNRSIRFTSIFTLLLVLVLLINLTIIQAFSREKYAENPLNKRAFIEMKQQPRGQISAGGQILAESFQDENGFYQRRYPTDPMAFGPVEGYISDIYGAAGIEASYNNVLNGTDPAQSLSGIWDDLLGKEQVGANVELTLNPQVQNLAYSQLANAGYEGAVVAIRPSSGEILAMASTPSFNPQDIVDPNVAEQAWENYNAEPGNPLLNHATQETLPPGSTFKVVTTLAGLKAGFSPDSQLTGAKNITLPNTNTTLENYGGEVCAGQQTVTLATAFQYSCNTAFVQMGIEAGADNFRQAADAFGVSDTYDLGIPMASGTIGDIPDDAALGQSAIGQRDVAMSVLQNAVVAATVANGGKRMAPHIVSKVVGRDLNTIKEIKPKELNQALTPEEASTLTDLMRLSEQHTAGYAGQNIASKTGTAEHGEDSRNSNPHAWYIAFVPDADVAVAVVVKNGGDRGQAATGGSVAAPIGRAVLQAAQGAA